In Opitutaceae bacterium, the sequence CAATCCATGCACGGGCCTGCGTAAGCACATGCGGACCCATGATCGCAGGATTCGTTGTGTGGCGCAGGAATGCCAGTTGCGTAATCCGGCAGAATGCCAGGGTTTCCCTCGAATGCGCAGCCAGCCAGCGGCGCGCGACGGCGTGATGGGCATGCCCCTCAACAAAAAGCGCCAGCCAAAGATTGGCGTCGGGCAGAGTCGTCTCAGACGACATCGTCAAGCTGCTCCCTGCTTGGGCGGACGACAAAGTCACCCTTGCAGACCAGCGTGGGAAACGCTGCGGAGCGCCTGCGCCTCGACCCGCCTGCACCGCGGCCGTCCCTCAACTCGCGCTTCAGCGCGCTGATCACCACGTCCTTCAGGCTTTGGTCGCGCAAGGCGGCAACTGCCTTGGCTTCGCGGAAAAGAGGGTCAGGCAGGTCAATGGTGGTTCGCATAAAAGCACATTTATGCCTGTCCATGTTTTCGTCAAGCGCCTCGCGGTGCCGGCACATTGGGCACGCATCCTTGACGCTCGACATGCGGTGCCAGCGACCACACCTGACGTGCAAACGCCGTCACAGGGTCAAATTGCAGGTCTGACTGGAAACAGATCCGTGTGCCCGTACTCTGCGATGGATCCGCAGTCCCTTGCCGGTCCGATCAGGCGTAAACGCTGCCGACCGGGAGGTTCGACGGGCTCCAGCCGCGGCGGTAGGTCGGATACAGGAGCGCGTTGGCTTCGGGCAGGGAGGTCTTCATCGCCACCGGATCCCACGTGAACTTCTTGCCCACGAGGATGGAAAGCGTGCCAAGCGCAACCATCTCGGAGAATGGCACTGCGTACTCGAAATTTGAGCCGGCATGCGACGGATTGTTCGCCCGAATCGCCTGCGTCCATTCGAGATGCGGGTTTCCAATGGGATTCGGACGCGGGTACGTGCGGGGCGGCAGGCGTCCGCTTTCAACGAGCTCCCGGTGCTTTGCCTCAGGGATGAATCGCGGGCTGTTGCAGTAGTCATTGCCGTCGTAAACCGTGCCCTTGCTGCCGATGATGAGCTGGCCGCCCTTGGCCAGCTGGCGGCTTTCTTCCATCTCAGCCGGCTTTGCCGGCTTCCGCCCACCTTCGTACCAAGTCAGCTTGACCGGCGGCAGCGACCCACGCGCCGGGAACTGGTACTCCACCACCGCGGACTTCGGGAACGCAATGGGGCTCGGCTGCTCAATCTCCTTCAACTCAACCGATGTCGGTGCACCCAGTTTCAGACTCCAGAAGGCCGCGTCCATCAGGTGACACGCCATGTCGCCCAGGGCGCCGCAGCCATAATCCTTGAAGCCGCGCCAGTTGAAGGGATGTATCTCGCTGCTGTACGGTTTGACAGGCGCACGCCCAAGGAACTCGTCCCATTGCAGGCCGGGGGTCAGCGGCTCCTCTGCAGGCCACTCCTGGAAACCCTGCGGCCAGATCGGGCGATTGGTCCAGATGTTGACCTCTCGAACG encodes:
- a CDS encoding Gfo/Idh/MocA family oxidoreductase, which encodes MSSSYLTRRDFLAFSAATAALLSFPGCASLSRAPRKPRAIAPGAKIRIAQIGCGGKGFSDIMVYKDLEDVVALCDVDWQCQGRTKNNLAKVVEAYPNARRYTDFRKMLVEMDDQIDAVCVSTPDHMHFLPAYMAMMLGKHVYVQKPLTPTVAEGRELLRLARASGVCTQMGNQGHAGEGIRLVREWFEAGLLGDVREVNIWTNRPIWPQGFQEWPAEEPLTPGLQWDEFLGRAPVKPYSSEIHPFNWRGFKDYGCGALGDMACHLMDAAFWSLKLGAPTSVELKEIEQPSPIAFPKSAVVEYQFPARGSLPPVKLTWYEGGRKPAKPAEMEESRQLAKGGQLIIGSKGTVYDGNDYCNSPRFIPEAKHRELVESGRLPPRTYPRPNPIGNPHLEWTQAIRANNPSHAGSNFEYAVPFSEMVALGTLSILVGKKFTWDPVAMKTSLPEANALLYPTYRRGWSPSNLPVGSVYA